GGGGATGTCAAGCGTTTAATGACATTGCCACAAATAAGTGCTTGCTTTTTGCTAGCAAGTGTGCTACAATACCTACAAAACAGGGAAAGAGGAGGAATATGGAGGAATCAAATTTCGGCCAGTTCCTGAGGAGTCTGCGAAAAAGACAGGGCATGTCTTTACGCGACGTCGAGAAGGAATACGGCGTCTCCAACGCCTATATCTCCCAGATGGAGAAGGGGGACAGGCCGCCCCCGCGGCCGGATATCCTGAGGAAGCTGGCCCGGGCCTACAAGGTAACGGTGAGAGAGCTTCTCATGAGAGCCGGTTACCTGGACGAACCGGAGGTTACCGCTACCGATGAAGAGCGGATCGAAGCCGCTTTCCAGTACGCCATGGCTGATCCGGATTACAAGCTGGGCACCCGGATCAGGGGCGAGGATCTCGATGTTAAAGGTAAAAGGGGCGTTGTTATCACCTACGAGACTTTGTCAGGAAAAAGGATACTGACCATCTAAACTGACTACACGGAGGATATACGATGACTGCACCGGGTAGCCTGGGGGATCTCTGTCGTTATGTTCTGGACTATGAAGAAGGCCGGTATGCCGATGACCCCGTGCGCCTGGGGGACGTCTTCAGGGAATACGCCGTAATTCAGCGCACCCCGAGCCTGGCAAAAACCATCACCTTCGTGCGCTCTCTCGGTATCAAGATCGAGGCGGTGGACTATTTGAAGAGCGGCGGCACCAACATGACAGCTAACGGGTACTGGTATATCCATTATTCGGCTGAAGACAGGCCGGCAACCCAGAAATTCACCATCTTCCACGAGCTTTTTGAGGTTATTCAAAAGAATATCGACGCCATGGACTCCAGCTACAGCTTGATGAAGGAACCGCAGATGAGCCAGTCTGCCGACCGTTTTGCCGCGGCGGCGCTGATACCGCCGCGTTTCTTTTTAGGCAGGGCCGGTGCGACAGGCTGCGACCTGGTGAAGCTCGGCGAAGACCTTGAGCTTTCACACCAGTGCCTGCTCATTGCCCTCGGACAACATTTCGTAGATATCCCCCTGGTCGGCGTCCTCTATGAACATCGTCTGGATGGCGCTACAGGTGAAGATACCGAAATTGACGATTTCGTGGTTACAGTGGTGGTAAAGACGCCGCGAGCCAGACGGATAAGGGACCTCTGCGGGCTGCAGAATGTGCCGGCCCGCAACAGCCATCCCCGCGTTGGGTCACTTGTCTGCGCTGCCGTAACCGGCGGTCATCCGTTACTCTGGCGAAGTACCCACATTGAAGATTCGCCCGCTATACTCGTGCGTCCTCTCCTTTCCGCTGGACGGAAGCCTTACCGGGTGATACTCTTAGCTGTACCTGTTGAAGAGTTTGGCATGATCTCTTACCAGGTAGAAGGAATCGAGCCGCTACCGGTTAACGGAGATATTTCATGCCCATCGGAGACAAAATGCCGTAAATCTCATGATTGTATATGGAGATCAAGAGGAGGTTATCTATGAGCGTGGAATCTAAGAAAGTAGCGATTTATGCCAGGGTATCATCGGACCGTCAGGATATTGACCTGTCTGTTTCCGCCCAGCTAAAAGCGCTGCGGGAATATGCCGTCCGGAATGGTCACAAAGTAGCCAAGGAGTATATCGACGAAGCTGAGAGCGGACGCTCTATCGACAGACCCGGTTTCAAACAGATGATTGTCGCTGCCCGGCAAAAGCCCGCTCCCTTTCAGGCGATACTTGTCTGGAAACTCTCCAGATTCGCCCGTAACAGGGAGGACTCTATTATCTACAAATCACTGCTCAGGAAGCAGGGTATCCAGGTAGTCTCCATCAACGAACCGATGGAGGATACGCCTTCGGGCAGGCTGCTCGAAGGTATCATTGAAGTCATTGATGAATTTTACTCTGCCAACCTCTCCCAGGATGTGGTCAGGGGAATGAAAGAAAACGCCGGCAGAGGCTTCTGCAACGGCGGCAGAGCCCCGTACGGTTATATCAGGGTGAAAGTCCAGGACGGTGATACCCCCAGGACCAAGCTTGAGCCTGATCCCAAGACAGCGCCTATCGTGCAGCGCATCTTCCGGGAATGTTCAAGGGGCAAGGGACTCAAGACTATCGCCCGGGAACTCAACGCTGACGGTCTGCTGTCCAGCACAGGGAAAAAGTGGGGAGCAACCTCGATTGAGAAGATAGTGCGTAACGAGGCCTATACCGGAACATTGGTGTGGGGCAAGCGGCCTAGAACGGGCAGCGCAGCGAATGGTGTTACCCTCTTGCGAATCGAGGATGCCTGGACTGCCTTGATTGACCGGACGCTCTTTGATGAGGTACAGGTTAAGTTAGCCGCTCGAGCG
The nucleotide sequence above comes from Dehalococcoidales bacterium. Encoded proteins:
- a CDS encoding helix-turn-helix transcriptional regulator produces the protein MEESNFGQFLRSLRKRQGMSLRDVEKEYGVSNAYISQMEKGDRPPPRPDILRKLARAYKVTVRELLMRAGYLDEPEVTATDEERIEAAFQYAMADPDYKLGTRIRGEDLDVKGKRGVVITYETLSGKRILTI
- a CDS encoding ImmA/IrrE family metallo-endopeptidase is translated as MTAPGSLGDLCRYVLDYEEGRYADDPVRLGDVFREYAVIQRTPSLAKTITFVRSLGIKIEAVDYLKSGGTNMTANGYWYIHYSAEDRPATQKFTIFHELFEVIQKNIDAMDSSYSLMKEPQMSQSADRFAAAALIPPRFFLGRAGATGCDLVKLGEDLELSHQCLLIALGQHFVDIPLVGVLYEHRLDGATGEDTEIDDFVVTVVVKTPRARRIRDLCGLQNVPARNSHPRVGSLVCAAVTGGHPLLWRSTHIEDSPAILVRPLLSAGRKPYRVILLAVPVEEFGMISYQVEGIEPLPVNGDISCPSETKCRKSHDCIWRSRGGYL
- a CDS encoding recombinase family protein, with the translated sequence MSVESKKVAIYARVSSDRQDIDLSVSAQLKALREYAVRNGHKVAKEYIDEAESGRSIDRPGFKQMIVAARQKPAPFQAILVWKLSRFARNREDSIIYKSLLRKQGIQVVSINEPMEDTPSGRLLEGIIEVIDEFYSANLSQDVVRGMKENAGRGFCNGGRAPYGYIRVKVQDGDTPRTKLEPDPKTAPIVQRIFRECSRGKGLKTIARELNADGLLSSTGKKWGATSIEKIVRNEAYTGTLVWGKRPRTGSAANGVTLLRIEDAWTALIDRTLFDEVQVKLAARAPQVIHPREVDSPYLLSGLIRCANCGAAMVGHGGNSRYRYYMCGNARRKGRETCPSPVLRKDRLEGFVVDRIRDSILTDDNLEELVRMTNEKLAQTYTGEREKLELLESQIAEADSRLSKLYDALETGEFKGGELAPRIQALFQKKEGMELAKAESEEILRSQAVDIADKRVVMEYVDDLKDLLEKSSIVEQRVFLKSFVDKIEVGDSEVSLYYTIPMPPSSLSDETVGVLPFVHLG